The region AGCGCGGTCTCGTCGGTGAGGTAGAGATCGGCGCCGAAGAGCCGGTCGGGGAAGGCCGGCAGCGGCAGGCTGAGCACCGCGCGGTAGGGCGTGCGGGCGAAGAGCTGGTCGGCGAAGACCGACCAGCGGCGGTGGATCGCCTCGTGGTCGGCGGCCAGTGGCTGACCGTTGCGGGTGGACTCCCAGCCCGGCCCGTCGCCGAGCGTGTACTGCAGTCGCTCGGCGAGCGCGGCGACGCCGTCACTCGCTCCGAGCGGGATCTGCTCGCCGTCGCGGGCCAGCCCGAGGCCCACGCCGGCGACCGGGAGCACATCGCGCGCGGCGCGGGCGAGACAGCTGGGCCGCAGCGCCGCGTCGTCGCCGAACTCGCGCTCCGCCTCCTGCAGGCAGCGTGCGAACTGCTCGGCGAACCCGGTGTCGCGGTCGGTCACGTCCTCCACTCTTCCCGTCGCGCGGCGGCCCGTCCACGCCGAGCCGCCCGCGCGGCGTCCGTCGACCGATCGGCGTGGTCAGCCCTGGCCGAGCAACTGCGCGAACGGCGGCGTGCCACCGAACGGCCCGTCGAGCGGCGGGTCGACCGGCGATCCGTCCGGTGATCCGTCCGGCGCGTGCCGCGTGCCCGC is a window of Jatrophihabitans endophyticus DNA encoding:
- a CDS encoding ANTAR domain-containing protein: MTDRDTGFAEQFARCLQEAEREFGDDAALRPSCLARAARDVLPVAGVGLGLARDGEQIPLGASDGVAALAERLQYTLGDGPGWESTRNGQPLAADHEAIHRRWSVFADQLFARTPYRAVLSLPLPAFPDRLFGADLYLTDETALATVPFADVATTMELLVAGLRPASDTDLLASPAAAARHTVWVAAGMTMGRHALDGRDALDLLRAHSIAHDLVLDELARRIVAREIDVPALEEAVDGD